A window of the Thunnus albacares chromosome 15, fThuAlb1.1, whole genome shotgun sequence genome harbors these coding sequences:
- the LOC122999001 gene encoding G-protein coupled receptor 135, whose amino-acid sequence MDTPVSTALRGSSGSNYTADTSGLSFNNQLSTASPVVPRVVSIVTSLVTATTEATVRTTGNISVLRDQRGSELSQIHQASTPSVLSAAESNSVLQGITVAAQALVLLSIFLLSSLGNSAVVIVIIKHRQLRTVTNAFIMSLSLSDFLTAVLCLPFSFVMLFSKDGIWMFGDRFCVANGFFNTCFGIISTLTMTLISFDRYYAIVRQPQAKIGRQKATRLLIAVWLTAVIFSLPWYLLVRTPTEIHKRGFYHCMYVFHSGTSRMGTAYSICLIVVCYLLPFSLMCFCHYNICKTVRLSEIRVRPVTTYAYLLRFYSEMRTATTVLIMIVFIIFCWGPYCLMGLVTAMGDYTFNPAMDTVAIWLAWANGAINPLIYALRNPNISMLLGRSREEGYRTRNIAAYLSSQTQNREVRLNQAERIRDRYVSRVGVNNNSRLSSSSPGKGGGGGEVAMWACKNPAVFFCRDAQPDTATLPNTVSAPKMKTADTSL is encoded by the coding sequence ggtTGTTTCCATAGTGACCAGCCTAGTGACTGCCACTACAGAGGCAACAGTGAGAACCACAGGGAACATATCAGTGCTCAGAGACCAAAGAGGGAGCGAGCTCAGCCAAATCCATCAGGCTTCAACCCCATCGGTGCTTAGCGCTGCTGAGAGCAACTCGGTCCTGCAGGGCATCACTGTGGCAGCTCAGGCCCTGGtactcctctccatcttcctcctctccagccTCGGTAACTCAGCGGTTGTCATCGTCATCATCAAACACCGACAGCTCCGGACAGTGACCAATGCTTTCATCATGTCGCTGTCGCTGTCAGACTTCCTCACAGCTGTTCTATGCCTGCCGTTCTCCTTCGTCATGCTCTTCAGTAAGGACGGTATTTGGATGTTCGGGGATCGTTTCTGCGTGGCCAATGGGTTTTTCAACACCTGCTTTGGCATCATCTCCACCCTGACTATGACATTGATCTCCTTTGACAGGTACTACGCCATAGTCAGACAGCCACAGGCTAAAATAGGGCGCCAGAAAGCCACTCGGTTGTTGATAGCTGTGTGGTTAACTgcagtcattttctctctgccttgGTATCTGTTAGTCCGAACACCTACAGAAATACATAAGCGAGGTTTCTaccactgtatgtatgtattccACTCTGGCACCTCACGCATGGGAACAGCCTACAGCATCTGCCTTATCGTCGTCTGTTATTTACTGCCCTTTTCcctcatgtgtttttgtcattataACATCTGTAAGACAGTTCGGCTCTCTGAAATACGAGTCAGGCCGGTGACCACGTATGCATACTTACTGCGCTTCTATAGTGAAATGCGCACAGCCACCACAGTTCTCATTatgattgttttcatcattttttgttGGGGACCGTATTGTTTAATGGGATTGGTCACAGCAATGGGGGACTACACATTCAACCCTGCAATGGACACAGTTGCCATCTGGCTAGCCTGGGCAAATGGAGCCATCAACCCTCTGATCTATGCCCTGAGGAATCCCAACATATCCATGTTACTCGGGCGCAGCCGAGAGGAGGGCTATCGGACCAGAAATATAGCAGCTTACTTGTCCAGCCAAACGCAGAACCGTGAGGTCCGGCTTAACCAAGCAGAGAGAATAAGGGACCGCTATGTGAGTCGGGTGGGGGTGAATAATAACAGCCGACTGTCGAGTTCAAGTccaggaaaaggaggagggggaggagaggtggCAATGTGGGCCTGTAAAAACCCTGCTGTGTTCTTCTGCAGGGATGCCCAGCCTGACACTGCAACACTACCCAACACTGTCAGTGCACCAAAAATGAAGACAGCTGACACCAGCCTGTGA